A region of Syngnathoides biaculeatus isolate LvHL_M chromosome 20, ASM1980259v1, whole genome shotgun sequence DNA encodes the following proteins:
- the LOC133493294 gene encoding gastrula zinc finger protein XlCGF8.2DB-like, whose product MCARTGEYEEKVCGPKKEEEPQGELLDAVFNLQPRIVLRRAEISENLLPGRQQLVSRHIKEEEEGEEVQCIKEEEEEFLHLKEEEQEEIIQVPSTGVHLKSEDEGQSEERQGVEPPSRNSSSNRECNSGGLQTDRHDDDNDAQSESDLTCLSANKRWKCSQCRKAFSSMSNLKRHMKIHTGEKPFACLVCGQRFSRKGTLKRHTRTHTGEKPFSCSVCGQGFTQKGDLKIHTRTHTGEKPFSCSVCGRRFVQKGNLKSHKTIHTGEKPFSCSVCGRRFSQKKTLKIHTKKHTGEKPFSCSVCGQRFIQKGHLNSHERTHTGEKPFSCLVCGQRFIQKGHLNSHKRRHTGEKPFSCQVCGQRFSYKYQAQTHKCAGVNRSDQKGCNAYVKI is encoded by the exons atgtgtgcaaggaCTGGAGAGTACGAGGAAAAAGTTTGTGgaccaaaaaaagaggaggagccACAAGGTGAACTACTGGATGCTGTGTTCAATCTGCAGCCTCGAATTGTTCTACGCAGAGCAG AGATCAGTGAAAATCTTCTTCCAGGGCGGCAGCAATTAGTGTCccgtcacatcaaagaggaagaggagggtgaaGAGGTTCAatgcatcaaagaggaggaggaagagttttTACActtgaaagaggaagagcaggaggaaatcatccaggttccctccactggtgtccatttgaagagtgaagatgaaggtcaaagtgaggagagaCAAGGGGTAGAGCCTCCAAGCAGGAACAGCTCAAGTAATAGAGAGTGCAACAGTGGAGGATTACAAACAGACCgtcatgatgatgataatgatgcaCAGTCGGAAAGTGATTTGACATGTCTCAGTGCCAACAAAAggtggaaatgttctcagtgtagGAAAGCTTTTTCTTCTATGAGCAATTTGAAACGAcatatgaaaatacacacaggtgagaagccttttgcatgtttagtttgtggtcaaagattctcacGGAAGGGAacattaaaaagacacacaagaacacacaccggtgaaaaacctttttcctgctcagtttgtggtcaaggATTCACACAGAAGGgagatttaaaaatacacacaagaacccacactggagagaaacctttttcctgctcagtttgtggccgAAGATTTGTTCAGAAGGGAAACttaaaaagtcacaaaacaatacacactggtgagaaacctttttcctgctctgttTGTGGTCGAAGATTCTCTCAGAAGAaaaccttaaaaatacacacaaaaaaacacacgggTGAGAAGCCGTTTTCatgttcagtttgtggccaaagatttatTCAGAAAGGACACCTAAATAGTCACGaaagaacgcacactggtgagaaacctttttcttgcttagtttgtggccaaagatttatTCAGAAGGGACACTTAAATAGTCACAAAAGAaggcacactggtgagaaacctttttcctgccaagtttgtggtcaaagattctcttatAAATATCAGGCTCAGACACACAAGTGTGCTGGTGTGAATAGAAGTGACCAAAAAGGTTGTAATGCATATGTGAAGATCTAA